Proteins co-encoded in one Candidatus Tectomicrobia bacterium genomic window:
- a CDS encoding glycosyltransferase family 4 protein, with amino-acid sequence MRQEALRDAPPARGDEARPLSILQIMTCRGWSSDAWAATSLTIGLQEIGHRVMLLCRGVERGRALAARARGEGVREVGFIEASNNFRLDSYLRDLALLRRLAREHGVDAVHVHRGVEHWLAAAAWPGRSGPVLVRSRHIMRPVRGHLFNRWLYARGTDRVVAVSERIRRGYVDGAGFSPARFRTVMGGGDASAFDPEARGERFRQAWGIPPGAWVVGAAGSVRLWLKGQDVLLRAAARMDGDDPPWVVVVGQGEDLGALKGLAEELGIAGRTVFPGFLDSMREAFAACDALAFPSRRSEGTSRVLFDYLSAGRPVAASRVGCVEEIVREGKEGLLVPPGDEAALAGALDRLRRDPGAARAMGASGRRRAEEEFDRRVVARRIVDIYREALRERRGASA; translated from the coding sequence ATGAGGCAGGAGGCACTCCGGGACGCCCCGCCCGCGCGGGGGGACGAGGCCCGGCCCCTCTCCATCCTGCAGATCATGACCTGCCGGGGATGGAGCTCGGACGCCTGGGCAGCCACCTCGCTCACCATCGGCCTTCAGGAGATCGGCCACCGCGTCATGCTCCTCTGCCGCGGCGTGGAGCGCGGCCGGGCCCTGGCCGCGCGCGCCCGGGGAGAGGGGGTGCGGGAGGTGGGCTTCATCGAGGCGAGCAACAACTTCCGCCTGGACAGCTACCTGCGCGACCTGGCCCTGCTCAGGCGGCTGGCCCGCGAGCACGGGGTGGACGCGGTCCATGTCCACCGGGGGGTGGAGCACTGGCTGGCGGCGGCGGCCTGGCCGGGGCGGAGCGGGCCCGTCCTCGTCCGCAGCCGCCACATCATGCGGCCGGTGCGGGGGCATCTCTTCAACCGGTGGCTCTACGCGCGGGGAACGGACCGCGTGGTGGCCGTCTCGGAGCGCATCCGGCGGGGGTACGTGGACGGTGCGGGATTCTCTCCCGCGCGCTTCCGCACCGTGATGGGGGGCGGAGACGCCTCGGCCTTCGATCCGGAGGCCAGGGGGGAGCGCTTCCGGCAGGCGTGGGGCATTCCGCCTGGGGCCTGGGTGGTGGGCGCGGCGGGGAGCGTGCGGCTCTGGCTGAAGGGCCAGGATGTGCTCCTGCGTGCGGCGGCCCGCATGGACGGGGATGACCCCCCCTGGGTGGTGGTCGTGGGCCAGGGGGAGGACCTGGGGGCCCTCAAGGGGCTGGCGGAGGAGCTCGGCATCGCCGGGCGGACGGTCTTCCCCGGCTTCCTCGACTCGATGAGGGAGGCGTTCGCGGCCTGCGACGCGCTGGCCTTCCCGTCGCGCAGATCCGAGGGGACGAGCCGGGTGCTCTTCGATTATCTTTCCGCGGGGCGGCCGGTCGCGGCCAGCCGCGTGGGGTGCGTGGAGGAGATCGTGAGGGAAGGGAAGGAGGGCCTGCTCGTCCCCCCCGGGGACGAGGCGGCGCTGGCCGGGGCGCTCGATCGGCTCAGGCGCGACCCCGGGGCCGCGCGCGCGATGGGGGCCTCGGGGCGCCGGCGGGCCGAGGAGGAGTTCGACCGCCGGGTGGTGGCCCGCCGTATTGTGGATATCTACCGGGAGGCGCTGCGCGAGCGCCGGGGGGCGTCCGCGTGA
- a CDS encoding glycosyltransferase family 4 protein yields MRLLVGAPAYPPGVGGVQTLSARLAGALAGRGHEVSVLARGREPDPHIDAETAPARVRRVGWKPLLWPAFVGRALAERPDAMLLTHRADFLRPALLLRRLAGLPLAVVVHGNEVYGSPRREALVAALGEADAIIAVSRYARERLVAMGLPEGKTHAIPNGVHVEGFDPPGAGETVRERLGLEGRRVILSVGRLARVKGFDGVIRALPRVADRFPDVVYLVAGRGPEEGALRRLARDLGVAERVRFLGEISSGELGRGEHAYYQACDLFAMPGREDRAEGAVEAFGIAYLEAGACAKPVIGGLAGGAREAVAEGESGLLADPDRPEAVAEAVLRLLASPELARRLGENGRRRAEARTWSRVAGEYEAVLQGIALRREPVARPR; encoded by the coding sequence GTGAGGCTCTTGGTCGGCGCTCCGGCCTATCCGCCCGGGGTGGGAGGGGTCCAGACGCTCTCGGCGCGGCTGGCGGGCGCCCTGGCCGGGAGGGGGCACGAGGTGAGCGTCCTCGCCCGGGGGAGAGAGCCCGATCCCCACATCGATGCCGAGACCGCCCCCGCCCGTGTCCGCCGCGTCGGCTGGAAGCCGCTGCTCTGGCCCGCCTTCGTGGGCCGGGCGCTGGCGGAGCGGCCCGACGCGATGCTCCTCACCCACCGGGCGGACTTCCTCCGGCCCGCCCTCCTGCTCCGCCGGCTGGCGGGCCTGCCCCTGGCCGTGGTGGTCCACGGCAACGAGGTGTACGGTTCCCCCCGCCGCGAAGCCCTCGTGGCCGCTCTCGGGGAGGCCGATGCGATCATCGCGGTGAGCCGCTACGCGCGTGAGCGGCTGGTCGCGATGGGCCTGCCCGAAGGGAAGACCCACGCCATCCCGAACGGGGTGCACGTGGAGGGCTTCGACCCGCCCGGGGCGGGGGAGACCGTCCGCGAGCGGCTGGGCCTGGAGGGGAGGCGGGTGATCCTCTCGGTGGGCCGTCTGGCGCGGGTCAAGGGCTTCGACGGCGTGATCCGGGCGCTCCCCCGGGTGGCGGATCGCTTTCCGGATGTCGTTTATCTCGTGGCGGGGAGGGGCCCGGAGGAGGGAGCCCTGCGCCGCCTGGCGCGGGATCTAGGCGTGGCGGAGCGGGTGAGGTTCCTGGGGGAGATCTCCTCCGGCGAGTTGGGGCGGGGAGAGCACGCTTACTATCAGGCCTGCGACCTCTTCGCGATGCCGGGGCGAGAGGACCGGGCGGAGGGCGCGGTCGAGGCGTTCGGAATCGCCTACCTCGAGGCCGGGGCTTGCGCGAAGCCCGTCATCGGGGGCCTGGCCGGTGGGGCGCGGGAGGCCGTGGCCGAGGGCGAATCGGGCCTCCTGGCCGACCCGGACCGGCCCGAGGCGGTGGCGGAGGCGGTCCTTCGCTTGCTGGCCTCGCCGGAGCTCGCGCGGCGTCTGGGGGAGAACGGCCGGCGGCGGGCCGAGGCGAGGACGTGGAGCCGGGTGGCCGGGGAGTACGAGGCTGTCCTGCAGGGGATCGCGCTCCGGCGGGAGCCTGTCGCCCGTCCGCGCTAG
- a CDS encoding O-antigen ligase family protein, with amino-acid sequence MAGRRFWEELRGRLEARTPLSRAAFICMIGFVLFSPFSISVAQLFGYAGAVAWLASVNFEPNIFRNRFPLFWPWLVFAFLTLASAATAEGHWKSLWDARKLFQIFLFYFAVNVVRDEWEADRLARALFLSAAAASAWTLAASLAGPLSLARRMSGFFSIYMTLGGYLMVAGTAALAYLFVFGRDRRAWWVYPAAALMGAALLGTLSRNAWIGLAVAVAALALAGRSWKVLAAAAAVAALAWVVAPDSLRSRVLSLADAKDPTRVERLLMWESGLRIALDHPLLGAGPGRIKREYPAYANPKAQKQRTGHLHNNLLHLAAERGFPALAAWLWAFGGYFWLVGRCLRGLEEAPPGRRFRTLAGLAAAAGFFAAGLFEYNFGDSEVLMIAFFAMALPFMAEEKKGG; translated from the coding sequence ATGGCTGGGCGGAGGTTTTGGGAGGAGCTGCGCGGGCGGCTGGAGGCGCGCACCCCCCTCTCCCGGGCGGCTTTCATCTGCATGATCGGCTTCGTCCTCTTCTCCCCCTTCTCCATCTCGGTGGCGCAGCTTTTCGGATACGCCGGCGCCGTTGCCTGGCTGGCCTCGGTCAACTTCGAGCCCAACATCTTCCGCAACCGGTTCCCCCTGTTCTGGCCGTGGCTGGTCTTCGCGTTCCTCACCCTGGCGAGCGCGGCCACGGCGGAAGGCCACTGGAAGAGCCTCTGGGACGCCCGCAAGCTGTTCCAGATCTTCCTCTTCTACTTCGCCGTCAACGTCGTGCGGGACGAGTGGGAGGCGGACCGCCTGGCGAGGGCGCTGTTCCTCTCGGCCGCCGCCGCCTCGGCCTGGACCCTCGCGGCTTCCCTGGCCGGGCCCCTGAGCCTCGCCCGCCGGATGTCGGGCTTCTTCAGCATCTACATGACGCTGGGAGGCTACCTGATGGTGGCCGGGACGGCGGCGCTGGCCTATCTCTTCGTGTTCGGCCGGGACCGGCGGGCGTGGTGGGTTTATCCGGCCGCCGCGCTCATGGGGGCGGCGCTGCTGGGCACCCTCAGCCGCAACGCGTGGATCGGGCTCGCTGTGGCGGTCGCGGCGCTCGCGCTGGCGGGCCGGAGCTGGAAGGTGCTCGCCGCCGCCGCCGCCGTCGCCGCCCTCGCCTGGGTCGTGGCCCCCGATTCGCTCCGGAGCCGCGTCCTCAGTCTCGCCGACGCCAAGGACCCCACCCGGGTGGAGCGGCTCCTGATGTGGGAGAGCGGCCTTCGCATCGCGCTGGACCATCCGCTGCTGGGAGCGGGGCCGGGCCGGATCAAGCGCGAATATCCCGCCTATGCGAACCCCAAGGCGCAGAAGCAGCGCACGGGGCATCTGCACAACAACCTGCTCCACCTGGCGGCGGAGAGGGGTTTCCCCGCCCTGGCGGCATGGCTGTGGGCTTTCGGGGGCTATTTCTGGCTGGTGGGGCGGTGCCTGCGGGGGCTGGAGGAGGCCCCGCCCGGGCGGCGCTTCCGTACGCTGGCGGGGCTCGCCGCCGCTGCCGGGTTCTTCGCGGCGGGGCTGTTCGAGTACAACTTCGGGGACTCCGAGGTCCTCATGATCGCCTTCTTCGCCATGGCCCTCCCCTTCATGGCGGAGGAGAAGAAGGGGGGCTAG
- a CDS encoding glycosyltransferase family 4 protein codes for MKIALVRSAVHRHGGVERYVWLLARELAGRGHEVHLIARRCPELPHPSVRFHPVQVRGIFSFQKVLSFARGAQAALAREAFDVVHSCDRIFSCDIYRAGEGVHREWLEVSARHLPPWKRLPRRLDPLHAVLCRIERRLMAEGGARRVTAISKRGAEEIRRHFGLKDVPVIYNGVDPEEFAPPRAGEREAIRRRIGVPGGAWAVLYVGSGFFRKGLRHLIAGFARVEEKDSLLLVSGRGTIGPYRRLAERLGAAERVRFLGMEVPAPQLYRAADAFVFPTLYEPFGNVCLEALACGLPCVLSSMSGGAEIVTDGVDGLALREPTDPEEIARLIRRTREPGLAGAMGRAARALALRFSVGANADATEALYREVAAGKAAPRAEAR; via the coding sequence GTGAAGATCGCCCTCGTCCGCTCCGCCGTCCACCGCCACGGCGGAGTGGAGCGCTACGTGTGGCTCCTCGCGCGGGAGCTGGCGGGGCGCGGCCACGAGGTGCACCTCATCGCGCGGCGGTGCCCCGAGCTGCCCCATCCCTCGGTGCGCTTTCACCCAGTCCAGGTCCGGGGAATCTTCTCGTTCCAGAAGGTGCTGAGCTTCGCCCGGGGCGCGCAGGCGGCCCTGGCGCGAGAGGCCTTCGACGTCGTCCACTCCTGCGACCGCATCTTCTCCTGCGACATCTACCGGGCGGGGGAGGGGGTCCACCGCGAGTGGCTGGAGGTCTCGGCCCGCCACCTGCCCCCCTGGAAGCGCCTGCCCAGGCGCCTCGACCCCCTGCACGCCGTCCTCTGCCGGATCGAGCGGCGCCTCATGGCGGAGGGCGGGGCCCGGCGCGTGACGGCCATCAGCAAGCGGGGGGCGGAAGAGATCCGGCGCCACTTCGGCCTGAAGGACGTGCCCGTCATCTACAACGGGGTGGATCCCGAAGAGTTCGCGCCGCCCCGCGCAGGGGAGCGCGAGGCCATCCGCCGCCGCATCGGGGTTCCCGGGGGCGCCTGGGCCGTGCTCTACGTGGGGAGCGGCTTCTTCCGCAAGGGGCTGCGCCATCTCATCGCCGGCTTCGCGCGCGTGGAGGAGAAGGACTCCCTCCTCCTCGTCTCCGGGCGCGGCACGATCGGCCCTTACCGCCGCCTGGCGGAGCGGCTCGGCGCGGCGGAGCGCGTGCGCTTCCTGGGGATGGAGGTGCCGGCGCCCCAGCTCTACCGGGCGGCGGACGCCTTCGTCTTTCCCACTCTCTACGAGCCCTTCGGGAACGTCTGCCTCGAGGCCCTGGCCTGCGGGCTTCCCTGCGTCCTCTCCTCGATGAGCGGGGGGGCCGAGATCGTGACGGACGGGGTGGACGGGCTGGCGCTGAGGGAGCCTACGGACCCGGAGGAGATCGCCCGCCTCATCCGCCGCACCCGCGAGCCCGGCTTGGCGGGGGCCATGGGCCGGGCGGCGCGCGCGCTGGCGCTGCGCTTCTCCGTCGGGGCGAACGCGGACGCGACCGAGGCGCTCTACCGGGAGGTCGCCGCCGGGAAGGCCGCCCCCCGCGCGGAGGCCCGGTGA